ACAGTCAACATGAAGTTTGTGAGTACCGTGGTTTTGAAAGATACACTCCTTCCCAAGAATGCAGTATTACCTCACTTTACATGAAAACCTTTCACTGTGGTACTATATGTATCTTTTCCTAACGTGATAAGGATAAGGCAGTGTGGTAAGATGTTTCATTCCCTTCGTTTGGTCTCAGGTGATCCTTGCCGCCTTGGCTGCCGTGGCCGTCGCCGCGCCCCAATACAACTACTTCGTCTCGCACGAAGATTCCAGCGAAGAGATCAAGGTGGCCCCCGTCCGCTACCACGCTCCGGTTGTAGATTCTAGTGAGGAAATTGAGGTGGTGCCCATCCTGAAGGACGTTCGCGTCCACGAGGACGATGGAACGTACAACATCGAAGTGGAGACCGGCAACGGCATCCGTTTATCTCAGTCTGGCTCCCCCACTGGTGATAACGGCGCTGTGAACAAGGCTGGACACTTCTCGTAAGTAGGAACACTTCTCTACAATTAGGTAAATTTCACTGAAATATGTTGCATTATATAGTCAGGATATGAGTTACCTCAGGGTGAATAAACTTAATTTTTGTCTGATTCCACAGCTACACTGCTCCTGACGGCACACCGGTCAAGGTAACGTTCGTCGCCAACGAGAACGGCTACCAGCCTCAGTCTGACCTCCTGCCAGTGGCTCCCGCgttcccccacccaatccctcagtTCGTGCTGGACCAGATCGCCTTTGCTGCTGCAGAGGACGCCGCCCGCGCCCGTGGTGGTTTTGACTCCTCAGAGGAGTTCGTGGCCCCCTCCTACTCCTACGCAGCTCCTTAGTCATTCTACTGCAATGATATATGGGATATTTATTCTCTATTCTATTTATTAAATGAAATAAATCATATCTTGCACAAGGTATATCTATATCCTATCGTACTCAAGCCTTATGAATAACCGGCCTTACATATGTAAGACTAGAAATATTTCAAAAGTAAGACTCCACTTTTACCATACTTTATTCGGCTATACACAAGACGAGATACACAAAAATACGTATAAACAAAATGACAAAACGATGATAACAAATTTATTTTAGACATTCTTCACTCCGTTGTCGTAGAATATTCATTCTTGAATTATCCTTGTGAGTCTGTCTTTACCACGCTAGATATGGTGTTTCTtgctaaagattttttttcttttctacaatCTTTCATGAACTTCTAACTGTGGTGTATTTCAAATGTCGTGTAATTCAAAAGGCAGTTTTGGACTGTCGAATACGCTTTACTAGGGAGCACTACTTCGACATAACGCCATGTCTGTAACAGGTTGCTTGGTAGACTGTAGCATCGGCCCTCTCCTCAGTAACAGACATCAACTCGTCATGACTTCGCGCAACTTGACTAGTTTTTCGTCTTACCACAGAATGGTCGTTAGGTGGTCTCTCTCCGGCTGGCAAGACAGGTGGAGCTGCACTAGAAAAACAAGACTGACACAAAGTAACTATCTGGCTCTGCTAATATATTTTTGTAAACTGTATCCTTAAAGACATTACATCAACTTTAACTACCGCATACGAATCGtttttcatttcttaattttTAATTTCAAAACTGTTTTATCTTGagattatctttatcatatatatatatatatatatatatatatatatatatatatatatatatatatatatccaatttgaAGAAATATACAAGACGCAACATATTTATGGGATGCAACACAGAGATGAAGCATATCACACGACGCAACACATTTATCTCTGCATAAAGACGGGTTTCCATTATCGGCGATCGAAGAACACAAGAAGCAATTCAAGCGTGAATTTTCCAGCCACGAAAATCAGCTCAAACTGGTCTTGGTGCAATTCATGATATAATTACATTCACCCGCCAGAGAAGTGAATACGCCACGCTAGCCAATGTGTGGAGTCAACTCTTGACTGATGACCCTCAGCGGATGCCACAAAATTCAGTTAATAACTAAGTTTTTATCTCAtggtcataagaaagatgatCACACGTCAAAATCTGAGAAATGCTGGCAAAGAAAACTACGAAATGAGAGTCAGGATCTGGCTAATGAGGGCTTAATGAGGCTGTCACCTTCTCCATGACTAAACGTAACAAAGGACGTAAACTGGATTTGTAATGGACAAAAACTTGATAGCACAGCATGGAAATTAtaccagtgtgtatatatatatatatatatatatatatatatatatatatatatatatatatatatatatatatatatatatatatatatatatatatatatatatatatatatatatatatatatatatatatatatatatatatatatatatatatatatatatatatatatatatatatatatatatatatatgcactgtatCTTTATAATTGTGGTTATTCATGAATTAATAGTCAAAGACCTAACGATATTGTAAACATAGTTATTCAGTACTTGAAATTATTCGAAGACTGTGAATCAAGTATTGGACGGGGAGACCATTGGTGACGGGTGtggcccatcctccctccccagcaaagAATCTCTGGGACAAGAAGCTCTCTGAAACCAAACACAACTTCTTTAATTTCTTCTGTGCGATGATCCTCTTCGACTCCTGCTAGAATTATCCCTACTCATCACATCTATAGCGTCACTTCGCAGATACCCCTCACACTTAGTATCTTCAAAAGGGCAGA
This genomic window from Panulirus ornatus isolate Po-2019 chromosome 69, ASM3632096v1, whole genome shotgun sequence contains:
- the LOC139747699 gene encoding larval cuticle protein LCP-17-like — protein: MENMAVIERKAASGRPLYKMRRRCSGVQCLPRTVNMKFVILAALAAVAVAAPQYNYFVSHEDSSEEIKVAPVRYHAPVVDSSEEIEVVPILKDVRVHEDDGTYNIEVETGNGIRLSQSGSPTGDNGAVNKAGHFSYTAPDGTPVKVTFVANENGYQPQSDLLPVAPAFPHPIPQFVLDQIAFAAAEDAARARGGFDSSEEFVAPSYSYAAP